One genomic region from Negativicutes bacterium encodes:
- a CDS encoding MATE family efflux transporter: MKKFIGNKAFYQMVLLLVVPMIIQQGITSIVNLLDNVMVGRLGTEAISAVAICSQFFFVLNVTIFGGLSGASIFSAQFFGRKDYEGVMHTFRYKILFGIAICFAAILAFNIWDVQLIQLFLNETAGDAADLAQTMLLARQYLKIMLWGIVPFMISQCFSSTLRESGNTVIAMTGSILAVLTNLVGNYLLIFGSFGFPRLGVAGAAIATVISRLVEAGFIVGVTWLQRDNFYFVRKAFQSAYIPAKILKGIAIKGSPLLANELIWSIATASLTANYAFRGITVVAALNIASTISQLFAIFFMSMGNAVGVLVGQQLGAGDFAKAKDTDHKLIFLNVCTSVVLGCLLALFSSYIPLIYNTEAAVRQMASGFLIVAAMAFPLHSFNHSVYFTLRTGGKTIITFFFDSVFTCVVSVPLAFFLSRYTRLPIVTVYLIVNMADGIKSVIGYIMLRTDSWVKSIIA, translated from the coding sequence ATGAAAAAATTTATCGGCAATAAAGCCTTTTATCAGATGGTCCTGCTGTTGGTCGTTCCCATGATCATTCAGCAGGGGATTACCAGTATCGTCAATTTATTGGACAATGTCATGGTGGGCCGGCTCGGAACGGAAGCGATTTCCGCTGTGGCGATCTGCAGCCAGTTTTTCTTCGTCTTAAACGTTACCATTTTCGGTGGACTTTCCGGCGCCTCTATTTTCTCAGCTCAGTTCTTTGGCCGCAAGGATTATGAAGGCGTCATGCATACTTTTCGCTACAAAATTCTCTTTGGTATCGCGATTTGTTTTGCGGCGATATTGGCCTTCAACATTTGGGATGTTCAATTGATTCAACTTTTCCTGAATGAAACGGCGGGAGACGCGGCGGATCTGGCGCAAACCATGCTTTTAGCCAGGCAATATCTCAAAATTATGCTTTGGGGTATCGTGCCGTTTATGATTTCGCAGTGTTTTTCTTCCACCTTACGGGAAAGCGGCAATACCGTCATTGCCATGACCGGCAGCATTCTGGCAGTTCTGACCAATCTGGTTGGCAATTATCTGCTCATTTTCGGCAGTTTCGGCTTCCCGCGCCTGGGCGTGGCAGGGGCTGCCATTGCCACCGTGATTTCGCGTTTGGTAGAAGCGGGCTTTATTGTTGGGGTGACCTGGCTGCAAAGAGACAATTTCTATTTTGTGCGCAAAGCCTTCCAAAGCGCCTATATCCCGGCGAAGATCCTCAAAGGCATTGCCATCAAAGGCTCTCCCTTACTGGCCAACGAATTGATCTGGTCGATCGCCACCGCCTCGCTCACCGCCAACTATGCCTTCCGCGGTATCACAGTGGTAGCCGCCCTGAATATAGCATCCACGATTTCTCAATTATTCGCCATCTTTTTTATGTCGATGGGCAATGCGGTTGGTGTTTTGGTTGGGCAGCAGCTGGGTGCCGGTGATTTCGCCAAAGCCAAAGACACCGATCATAAACTGATTTTTCTCAATGTCTGCACCTCCGTGGTTCTGGGCTGTCTCTTGGCTTTGTTTTCTTCCTACATTCCGTTGATTTACAATACGGAAGCTGCGGTTCGTCAGATGGCATCCGGCTTCCTGATTGTGGCTGCTATGGCCTTCCCGCTGCACTCCTTTAACCACAGCGTTTATTTTACGCTGCGTACCGGCGGCAAAACGATCATTACCTTTTTCTTTGACAGTGTCTTCACCTGTGTCGTCAGCGTTCCCCTGGCCTTTTTCCTCTCGCGCTATACCAGGCTGCCGATTGTGACGGTCTATCTGATTGTAAACATGGCCGATGGTATCAAATCGGTCATCGGTTATATCATGCTGAGAACCGACAGCTGGGTAAAAAGTATCATTGCTTAG